GGCCGAGTTCGCCCTGCAGCAGGCGCTGCGGATCTACGGCGAAGACGTGATCGGCAAGGTCGGCCGGTTCGCGGCGGGCTCGTCGTGAGCGGCGACCGGGTGCGGTACGAGAAGAAGGACCACGTCGCCTACGTGACGCTGGACCGGCCCGGCGTGCTGAACGCCATGGACCGGCGGACGCACGAGGAGCTCGCCGGAATCTGGGACGACGCCGAGGCCGACGACGAAGTCCGGGTGGTGGTGCTGACCGGCGCCGGGAACCGCGCGTTCTCCGTCGGCCAGGACCTCAAGGAACGCGCCCGGCTGAACGAAGCGGGTGCGCGGGCCACGACGTTCGGCAGCCGGGGCCAGCCGGGGCATCCCCGGCTGACCGACCGGTTCACCCTGTCCAAGCCGGTGGTCGCCCGGGTGCACGGCTACGCGCTGGGCGGTGGCTTCGAGCTGGTGCTCGCCTGCGACATCGTCATCGCCTCCGACGATTCGGTGTTCGCCCTGCCGGAGGTCCGCCTCGGCCTGATCCCCGGGGCGGGCGGGGTGTTCCGGCTGCCGCGGCAGCTGCCGCAGAAGGTGGCGATGGGCTACCTGCTGACCGGCCGCCGGATGGACGCGGCGACGGCGCTGCGGTACGGATTGGTCAACGAGGTCGTGCCACCGGAGGAACTGGACCGGTGCGTCGCCGAATGGACGGACAGCCTCGTGCGCGCCGCTCCGCTTTCGGTTCGCGCGATCAAGGAGGCCGCGCTACGGTCGCTCGACCTCCCCCTGGAGGAGGCGTTCACCGCTTCCTACACCTGGGAAGAGCGCCGTCGGCGGAGCGAAGACGCGATCGAGGGTCCCCGGGCCTTCGCCGCGAAACGGGATCCGGTCTGGACCGGGGAATACCGGCCGGGTTGACCAGGCTGTTCGGTGGTTTCGAGTGAGGATGGTGCGGAGATGTCGGTGACGGAATTCGCTGTGACGGCGCGAAGGGGACCGGTCGCGGCCGGGCCGGGGCACCGGGTGTGGCCGCGATGACCCACACCGTCGCCACGACCGACCTCGACAACCAGCGCATCGAGCGGATCGTCCCCCTGGTCACCCCCGCCCTGCTGCATCACGAACTGCCGCTCAGCGCCACCGCGGCCGAGACGGTGCGAAAGGGCCGCGAGAGCGTCGTCCGCGTCCTCGACGGCACGGACGACCGGCTGCTCGTGATCACCGGGCCGTGCTCCATCCACGACCCCGCCGCGGCGCTCGACTACGCCGGCCACCTCGCCGCCATCGCCGGCGAGGTCGCCGGCGACCTGCTCGTCGTCATGCGCGTGTACTTCGAGAAACCCCGGACGATCGGCGGCTGGAAGGGGCTCATCAACGACCCCCACCTCGACGGCACCGGCGACGTCAACCACGGGCTGCGCACGGCCCGGCACCTCCTGCTGGAGCTCGCCGAACGCGGCCTGCCCGCCGCGTGCGAATGGCTGGACACCACCATTCCCGCGTACTTCGCGGACACGGTCTCGTGGGGCGCCATCGGCGCCCGCACCGTGGAAAGCCAGAACCACCGCATGCTCGCCAGCGGCCTGTCCATGCCCGTCGGCTTCAAGAACCGCCGCGACGGCGACATCACCGTCGCCATCGACGCGATCCGGGCCGCCGCGGTCCGCCACGTGGTCCCCGGCGTCGACCCCGGCGGGTTGCCCGCCATCCTGCACACGGCGGGCAACCCGGACTGCCACGTCGTCCTGCGCGGTGGTGACGGCGCGCC
This window of the Amycolatopsis balhimycina FH 1894 genome carries:
- the dpgD gene encoding enoyl-CoA-hydratase DpgD, giving the protein MSGDRVRYEKKDHVAYVTLDRPGVLNAMDRRTHEELAGIWDDAEADDEVRVVVLTGAGNRAFSVGQDLKERARLNEAGARATTFGSRGQPGHPRLTDRFTLSKPVVARVHGYALGGGFELVLACDIVIASDDSVFALPEVRLGLIPGAGGVFRLPRQLPQKVAMGYLLTGRRMDAATALRYGLVNEVVPPEELDRCVAEWTDSLVRAAPLSVRAIKEAALRSLDLPLEEAFTASYTWEERRRRSEDAIEGPRAFAAKRDPVWTGEYRPG
- a CDS encoding 3-deoxy-7-phosphoheptulonate synthase; protein product: MTHTVATTDLDNQRIERIVPLVTPALLHHELPLSATAAETVRKGRESVVRVLDGTDDRLLVITGPCSIHDPAAALDYAGHLAAIAGEVAGDLLVVMRVYFEKPRTIGGWKGLINDPHLDGTGDVNHGLRTARHLLLELAERGLPAACEWLDTTIPAYFADTVSWGAIGARTVESQNHRMLASGLSMPVGFKNRRDGDITVAIDAIRAAAVRHVVPGVDPGGLPAILHTAGNPDCHVVLRGGDGAPNHDSASVHKTLTALEAAGLPGRVVIDASHDNSGKDHHRQPLVAAEIAGQVENGRNGIVGVMLESNLRAGRQDLQPGRPPAYGQSITDACIDVPTTRTVLHGLAAAAAARRKLGKQAS